The sequence GCTGTCGTACTAGGCTCTTCGTGTCTAGGTTTAATCATGGTAATTGCTAAGATGATTTATTTTTTATGCGGGGGAATTGCTAAGATGATACTAGCGACACTTTGTTTGGAGTGGTGCTGACGTACAATTTCATCGGAATAAAGCAACTATAAAAAGATTTTGAATCCTGGACAAGACGAATTTAGATTTGAAGACGAATCACTAATACGATTCATAGCTTTGTGAGATGAATAACTTTTTAAAATGTAAATTTAGCGATTAATGTAGATGATCTCGTCATGAACTCATGATATGTCAAATTTATGCGTGCATGCAACCTCTCCCTGTATGAAGGAGCCCCGTTGTGAGGGCACATCAATGGAAGCCAAAAGTGCATGCATGTAGATTGTCTCAAACGTGGTAGCCTGTAGCGTGACCGAGTGCACTGATGCGCGGCAGTCACGATAATAAGCAAATCTCAACCCAGAAAAAACAAAACATGGGCGGGTTCTTGTCATCCgcggatcccccccccccccccccccccccccctccctcagcCGGCGTCAATTTTCTTTTAAAAACCAGCAGGCCTGTCGTTCCGGCCCGGTCCGGCGTAGCCGCGCCCGTCACGTGGAAACAAAACGTACCGCTCGGCCCCAGACCCCTCCCCTCCGAAGTCTCCGTCCACCGCAAGCCCCGCTCCGCCCGCCACggcacggacggacggacggacggggaCTCGCCGGACAAACGCGACCAGCGACAAACCACTCCAGCATAGTGGTACAGTGCCATCTGCTCCTCCCACCACGGCACCATCGCACCCCTGACCGTAATAATCAATCACCACAGGAGTCGGTGCAACCGAAACGTCACGAAGACGGCAGGTAGGTGACCCGGTCATCATCACAATCCCGACTTCCCGGTTCGGTAGATTATATCATGGCAGATGCGTGCCATGTGAGCTGCCACCGTAGCTACTAGCTAGCCAGCCATCGGGCGGAAGCAACCAGCCCATTTCGACGATCGCGAGAGTACATAGCCGGCAGCGGCGGGCACGAGGTGGAACATTCCGAGTTTCCAAggctccaagaagaagaagaagaagcgcgggCCGTTCTGCTGCGGATCCCGTGATGCAGGCGCCCTCCGGGAGAACGTGGTCGCCGATGGCGACGGAGGCCAACCCCTACGCCATGCCGGCGCCGGCGCATAAGAGTACGTGCGCGCCgcgcggtggcggagctcaccgacCTAATAGTAAATTGTGAATTTGTTGCTGTCTATCTGGCCGCTGATGGAAACGAACTCTGTTGTTACGCTACGCTACGCAGGCACCAAGGAGACGGTGAAGAACGCGCTGTCGCTGTGGGGGCGGAAGGTCGGCGAGGCGAGCAGGAAGGCGGAGGACCTGTCGCGCAACACATGGCAGCACCGTGAGTGCTAACCTAATCACCGGAATGAATTTATTATGTTCTTGGATTAATACGTCTGACCGATGTGCAGTTCGGACGGCGCCTAGCATCACGGAGGCGGCCGTGGGGAGGATCGCGCAGGGGACCAAGGTGCTGGCGGAGGGCGGCCACGACAGGATCTTCCGGCAGGCCTTCAGCGCCCCGCCGGACGAGCAGCTCCGCAAGTCCTACGCCTGCTACCTCTCCACGTCCGCCGGCCCGGTCATGGGGGTCATGTACCTCTCCACCGCCCGGGTCGCCTTCTGCAGCGACACCCCGCTCTCCTACGAGGCCCACGCCGGCGACAACACGGAATGGAGCTACTACAAGGTACGCTCCAGTTCTTACTCTGGTTGCGACATAGTTTTGAGAGAAGCTTAATCGTGGATGAACTGAACGGTGGTGACGCAGGTGGCGATCCCTCTGCACCGGCTGAGGGCGGCGATCCCGTCGGCCAGCAAGCTCAAGCCGGCGGAGAAGTTCATCCAGCTCGTGTCGGTGGAGAACCACGAGTTCTGGCTGATGGGCTTCGTCAACTACAGCAGCGCCGTCGTGCACTTGCAAGAAGCCCTCAGCGGCTTCCACAATTTGCAAGCATGACCACCGCGACCAGCATCGCACACGCCTGCGGTCTGTGGTACTGGTGTTTTGGCCAATCGTCATGCGTGGGAGTGTTTCTGCAATTCCTACTGTTTTCATGTATTTTTTTGGTGGTGCAGAGGAGCCGAGTAATTGCAGCATGCTGTTTACTGAGAGCATTCACAGGATCGTGACAATATTATTATTTAGCGGGGAAGGTCGTGACAATATTGATGCGAGCAAAAGTTTGGAAATCATTGTATCCACATAATGTCCTTTGCAGACAAAAAATACTTGGGAATTAAAAGTTAAAAAAATTACATGGTTAGGAACTTCCCTCGCTGTGTCCACAATGGCAATTGGGGCCCCTCCCAAAGCAGCAGGATGCCCCCATGGGTGCCGTTGGGCGGACGTTGCGCAAACCTCCGCGGTCATAATCTCTGAGTTTTGTCTTTTGGCAACTGTGCACATTGAGGAGACCGACATAAACTTCAAGTTCACCACAACGTATGAGCAAATCTCTTCTGCAAGAAAAGATAACTTTTTGGCCGATCTCATCGCGCAAAAGCCTTTTGATGAGATGATATGGGTTGCTATGTGTAATTTCAAACAAATATACCATGCCCACTACAAAAGCAAGCGAAACATGGATAGGAGCCGGATAAACTATTTTCGGGCAGCCCTCCAAACTTGTGAATTGAAGGAGATTCATCTCCACACCCGTCACTTCACTTGCTGCAATGATCGTGCAAACCCCACCCTGTCCAAGCTTGACTCCATTTTCTGCAATGCCAAATGTGACATTCATTTCCACTCCCATGTGCTCTATTCACTTGTTCCCTCTCTGATCATTGTCCACTGATGCATGCCGATGGTAGTTTGCCCTCAGAGGCCTTGTACAttcaagtttgaaattttttgggcGTCCATCCTGGGCTTCAATTCTGTGGTGCTCAAAGCTTGGAATGAGCACACAACGCACACTAAGCCCGACCAAGTCTTGTTCCACAAGTTTAAGAAAAACGGTATGAAGATCTCAGAATGGAGTATAGGTCTATTTGCCAGATCCAAGATCCACCTTCATGCCACACTACTTGTCATCCTTCGCCTTGACCCAAGAGAATCGACATCTTTCAAATGACGAGCTTGAGCTCTACACATCTAAAAAAAGGATGGTCAGTTTGACCGTTATCTAGATGTCACATAAAAATGCAATGCGGCCACATTGCCAACTTGAAAGAAGGGGATGCTAATGCCAATTTTTCCACCTTTGCATAATGCTCCAAGAAGGAAGAATCACATACATCGACAAACAACAGTTAGGCCATTGAGCATGGCCGAAAGGAGAATATCTTCCATAATCACATTTGTAATGGCATGGGAAAAGACCAAGCAACATCTAAGGATTTCAATTGGGATGAGCTTAACTTGGACACTCATGATTTTGCATGACCTCGATACCCCTTCCTATGAGGAGGACGTAAAAGAAGCTATTAATCAAATGCCAAGTGATAAAGCTCCCGGTCCAGACAagttcacctatgccttcttcaaGAAGGGACGGGACACTAGCAAGGGAGGACTTAATGTGTGTAATTCAATGCTTTCACCATCTTCATGACGCCAATCTCCAATGACACAACTCCACCAATGTGGTACTCCTTCCGAAGGAGGAGAGCCGGAGAGCATTGTCGACTATAGGCCCATTAGTCGTAACCATGCAGTTTCCAAGATCATTGCCAAGATTCTTACCATTTGCCTTGGGTCCCACATAAATAACATCATCTCAAATGCCCAAAGTGCATACATAAAGAGGAGAAGCATTAACGAAAACTTCATTCATGTGAGAAATCTTATACGCCGCTTCCACATGTCTAAAACAATGTCtcttctcactagtagaaaaaggcgcatttgtcccggttcataaggcccatttgtcccggttcccgaATCGGGACTGAAgtgtcggtactaaagcccaatacctttagttccggttcgcct comes from Triticum aestivum cultivar Chinese Spring chromosome 5B, IWGSC CS RefSeq v2.1, whole genome shotgun sequence and encodes:
- the LOC123116305 gene encoding GLABRA2 expression modulator, encoding MQAPSGRTWSPMATEANPYAMPAPAHKSTKETVKNALSLWGRKVGEASRKAEDLSRNTWQHLRTAPSITEAAVGRIAQGTKVLAEGGHDRIFRQAFSAPPDEQLRKSYACYLSTSAGPVMGVMYLSTARVAFCSDTPLSYEAHAGDNTEWSYYKVAIPLHRLRAAIPSASKLKPAEKFIQLVSVENHEFWLMGFVNYSSAVVHLQEALSGFHNLQA